Proteins co-encoded in one Desulfovibrio inopinatus DSM 10711 genomic window:
- a CDS encoding DUF2065 domain-containing protein, with product MNFDWRFFLTALGLAFILEGLPYFVAAEKMPKILKMMSERPPSALRGVGISAIVAGLAVIYLARTFFG from the coding sequence ATGAACTTCGATTGGCGTTTCTTTCTCACGGCGTTGGGGCTGGCATTCATTCTGGAAGGGCTTCCGTATTTTGTTGCGGCTGAAAAAATGCCCAAAATCCTGAAAATGATGTCTGAACGCCCACCCAGCGCGTTGCGTGGTGTCGGCATTTCCGCCATTGTCGCAGGACTTGCCGTGATTTATCTGGCCCGGACGTTTTTCGGGTAA